The following coding sequences are from one Arthrobacter sp. 24S4-2 window:
- a CDS encoding amidohydrolase — protein sequence MTTPEPTDLIILSSRILYGEELKETAGFVAVSDGRIVLVGRAEAAEEWTALAKHVVDVGDATVCPGLIDAHIHPIAGADIARGLDLNGITELDAVRAALVKHAASTGHTVGSEWLFAWGLDPIIFGEASFNNSLFDGILDDELVFITLFDGHAALVSDAALNLAGITGAEELPSTGYVGVDQLGKPNGMLYEMAAQDLVRSILPQRSFEQRVDELEKLLRSMAESGLVAGHMLDFGVPETIEVLEALELRGDLGIRLRISPWLMPGATDEDLRAMLAMQGRHGRRWHVHGIKLMMDGTIDNGTAWLFEPDTHGESLHPLWHDPEALAAAMRFFHEHRIPTTTHAIGDKAVSFVARTIGDLPKNGTVHRIEHIESIPDSVLEEIIHAGATTSLQPTHCTLYSRADHTDNWSRRLGTERANHAWRTRDLRDAGAVVALGSDWPIAPFDPRAIIASAQTRRPAGRPDVPPVQLQQALSARSALEGYTSQYWRSVGEEGGIVEEGARADLTVVGHNPLTTEPDEFAQTPVILTVVDGKVVVDNRLALATGIVHVGQA from the coding sequence TTGACCACGCCCGAGCCCACAGATCTCATCATCCTCTCGTCCCGTATTCTCTACGGCGAGGAGCTCAAGGAAACGGCCGGCTTCGTCGCGGTCTCCGATGGCCGCATCGTCCTCGTCGGCCGAGCCGAGGCAGCCGAAGAATGGACTGCGCTGGCCAAGCACGTGGTCGACGTCGGCGATGCAACAGTATGCCCGGGCCTGATTGACGCCCACATCCACCCCATCGCCGGGGCGGACATCGCACGTGGCCTTGACCTGAACGGAATCACCGAGCTCGACGCCGTTCGCGCCGCCCTTGTAAAACACGCAGCCTCCACGGGCCACACCGTTGGTTCCGAGTGGCTCTTCGCCTGGGGGCTCGACCCGATCATCTTCGGGGAGGCAAGCTTCAACAACTCCCTCTTCGACGGAATCCTCGATGACGAACTCGTGTTCATCACCCTCTTCGACGGCCACGCCGCGCTCGTTTCCGACGCCGCCCTCAACCTCGCCGGCATCACCGGAGCGGAAGAGCTGCCGAGTACCGGCTATGTCGGCGTCGACCAGCTCGGCAAGCCCAACGGCATGCTCTACGAAATGGCTGCCCAGGACCTCGTCCGCAGCATCCTGCCCCAGCGCTCCTTCGAGCAACGCGTCGACGAACTCGAGAAACTCCTGCGTTCCATGGCCGAGTCCGGGCTGGTAGCGGGCCACATGCTTGACTTCGGCGTCCCGGAAACCATTGAGGTGCTGGAGGCCCTCGAGCTCCGAGGGGATCTCGGCATCCGGCTGCGGATCTCCCCGTGGCTCATGCCCGGCGCCACCGATGAGGATCTGCGGGCCATGCTCGCGATGCAGGGCCGGCACGGCAGGCGCTGGCACGTTCACGGGATCAAGCTCATGATGGACGGCACCATCGACAACGGAACGGCCTGGCTTTTTGAGCCAGACACCCACGGAGAATCCCTCCATCCGCTCTGGCACGATCCTGAGGCCCTAGCAGCAGCCATGAGGTTCTTCCACGAACACCGGATACCCACAACCACGCACGCCATTGGCGACAAAGCCGTCTCCTTCGTCGCGCGGACCATCGGAGACCTTCCCAAGAACGGCACGGTCCACCGGATCGAGCACATCGAGTCCATCCCGGATTCAGTCCTGGAAGAGATCATCCACGCCGGCGCCACCACGAGCCTGCAACCGACCCACTGCACCCTCTACAGCCGCGCCGACCACACAGACAACTGGTCTCGCAGGCTCGGCACCGAACGGGCCAACCACGCCTGGCGGACCCGCGACCTGCGGGACGCCGGAGCCGTCGTTGCCCTCGGTTCGGACTGGCCCATCGCTCCCTTCGACCCGCGGGCCATCATCGCCTCAGCCCAGACACGACGTCCAGCGGGAAGGCCGGACGTCCCACCCGTCCAGCTCCAACAGGCACTGTCCGCGCGTTCCGCGCTCGAAGGCTACACCAGCCAATACTGGCGGTCAGTTGGTGAAGAAGGCGGAATCGTTGAGGAGGGGGCCCGCGCCGACCTGACGGTGGTAGGGCACAATCCACTGACAACAGAGCCGGACGAGTTCGCCCAGACTCCGGTGATCCTGACCGTGGTTGACGGGAAAGTTGTTGTTGATAACCGTCTGGCCCTGGCAACGGGAATCGTTCACGTCGGTCAGGCATAG
- a CDS encoding Lrp/AsnC family transcriptional regulator: MDAVDRVLITHLQKDGRMPYSDLAAAAGLSAGGARLRVKRLKERGILDVVGVTDPLKLGYRSMAMLGIRVQGDVEEVADALGRMEEVIYVVLAAGSIDILAEVIAPDNEGLFDVINRRIRLVSGIASVETYTYYRTHTHRFTWGVH, encoded by the coding sequence GTGGACGCTGTAGACCGTGTGCTGATCACTCACCTGCAGAAGGATGGCCGCATGCCGTACTCGGATCTGGCAGCCGCGGCAGGCCTGTCTGCCGGGGGTGCCCGCTTGCGGGTTAAGCGGCTCAAAGAGCGTGGAATTTTGGACGTGGTGGGCGTTACCGACCCTCTTAAGCTGGGGTACCGGAGCATGGCAATGCTCGGCATCCGCGTCCAGGGTGATGTCGAGGAAGTCGCTGACGCATTGGGGCGCATGGAGGAAGTTATCTACGTGGTCCTCGCTGCGGGCTCGATCGACATTCTCGCAGAAGTCATCGCTCCCGATAACGAAGGCCTCTTCGATGTCATCAACAGAAGGATCCGTTTAGTCTCCGGCATAGCCTCAGTCGAGACCTACACCTACTACCGGACCCACACCCACCGGTTCACTTGGGGCGTTCACTAG
- a CDS encoding TetR/AcrR family transcriptional regulator encodes MQNPSKTSQLGRPRTPRLSRKAIGRAALEMFEEEESLSIPRLAERLGVRQSSFYKHVTGRQEIIELARGALVERAPKPELTSGSLDDVIRQTFDALRTAYSLAPALLPLLLTQPVSHPAALEAYDRFAEAFELAGTPRHLVLPVLETLDSAAIGASLDAITMESAWSIKEEDHGTFPHLTAAQRAVAEHPVDRFSFLADVLSAGLRAAIRDA; translated from the coding sequence ATGCAGAATCCCAGCAAAACCAGCCAGCTAGGACGGCCACGGACACCCAGGCTCTCACGGAAGGCAATCGGCCGCGCGGCACTTGAGATGTTCGAAGAGGAAGAGAGCCTTTCAATCCCGCGGCTCGCGGAACGTCTCGGTGTCCGGCAGTCATCCTTCTACAAGCACGTTACGGGCCGGCAGGAGATCATCGAACTGGCCCGTGGCGCCCTGGTGGAGCGGGCTCCGAAGCCAGAACTGACGTCCGGCAGCCTTGACGATGTCATCCGCCAGACCTTTGACGCACTCCGAACGGCCTACAGCCTGGCGCCGGCGCTCCTCCCCCTCCTGCTCACGCAACCGGTGTCACACCCGGCAGCATTGGAGGCCTACGACCGTTTTGCCGAAGCGTTTGAGCTCGCGGGGACGCCAAGGCATCTTGTCCTTCCCGTTTTGGAAACCCTTGACAGCGCCGCGATCGGCGCGAGCCTCGACGCGATAACCATGGAATCCGCTTGGAGCATCAAGGAAGAGGATCACGGCACCTTTCCCCATCTGACCGCGGCACAGAGAGCCGTGGCAGAGCACCCCGTGGACCGCTTCAGCTTCCTTGCCGATGTCCTTTCGGCAGGATTGCGGGCCGCCATCAGAGACGCCTGA
- a CDS encoding APC family permease, with amino-acid sequence MAFTNKEAAVMPPATVGIDGGLRKNAVGTRDIVFLLVSAAAPLTVVVGIAPLALAVGGVGAPVIYIVAALSLALFAIGFMALTRHVNSYSGFYGYISKTLGRVVGLGSGLTAWMSYNGLQIGLYGLLGIQANLAVKSFTGVEVPWWLYGIVAIGAVWYLGWRGIDVGAKVVAVLLTLETAIVAILAAFVLAQGGAHGIGFESFSPEAIFSPQFAAVLALGFSAFMGFESGALYREEARDPDRSVPRATYISIAFIGAFYAFAVWIIVQAFGPNVVQEFAAGHLDAGDTAYIAAGNFVGEWCVNLMSILIVTSIFAAQLAFHNTINRYTLSLSREGVFPAWAGMINPRYRTPSSAGIVQSVLAVASVVVFAALELDPFTQFLIWMNTPGVLGVLFLQALTSIGVVVFFIRQKDKTLKWYVIPSAIIATLVMFAVSFLLLSNLELMTGAAAGGALNTILIMVLPTIFIVGVVIALILRRVRPDIYQRIGQGKGE; translated from the coding sequence ATGGCTTTCACTAATAAAGAGGCAGCAGTCATGCCGCCCGCGACCGTCGGCATTGACGGCGGATTAAGAAAGAACGCAGTCGGAACCCGCGACATCGTGTTCTTGTTGGTGTCAGCGGCCGCGCCGCTGACCGTCGTGGTGGGGATTGCCCCGCTAGCCCTCGCTGTGGGCGGCGTCGGCGCCCCCGTCATTTATATCGTCGCGGCACTGAGCCTGGCGCTTTTCGCGATCGGTTTCATGGCCCTCACCCGACACGTCAACTCCTACAGCGGCTTTTACGGCTATATCTCCAAGACCCTCGGCCGTGTCGTCGGCCTTGGCTCCGGCCTCACCGCATGGATGAGTTACAACGGCCTTCAGATTGGCCTCTACGGACTGCTGGGAATCCAGGCCAATCTCGCCGTCAAGTCCTTCACCGGCGTCGAAGTCCCGTGGTGGCTCTACGGGATCGTGGCCATCGGGGCCGTTTGGTACCTGGGCTGGCGCGGGATCGATGTCGGCGCCAAGGTGGTCGCCGTCCTGCTCACTCTCGAAACCGCGATCGTTGCCATCCTCGCCGCGTTCGTCCTGGCCCAGGGAGGCGCACACGGGATCGGCTTCGAATCGTTCAGCCCCGAGGCCATCTTCTCCCCGCAGTTCGCCGCGGTCCTCGCCCTCGGTTTCTCGGCATTCATGGGTTTCGAATCCGGAGCCCTGTATCGCGAGGAGGCGCGGGACCCCGACCGGAGTGTCCCGCGTGCAACCTACATCTCCATCGCCTTCATCGGCGCGTTCTACGCCTTCGCTGTTTGGATCATCGTCCAGGCCTTCGGCCCGAACGTTGTCCAAGAGTTCGCCGCAGGCCACCTGGACGCTGGAGACACCGCCTACATCGCGGCGGGCAACTTCGTCGGCGAGTGGTGCGTGAACCTCATGAGCATACTGATCGTCACGAGCATCTTCGCTGCTCAGTTGGCATTCCACAACACCATCAACCGCTACACGCTGTCTTTGAGCAGGGAAGGGGTCTTCCCCGCGTGGGCCGGCATGATCAACCCCCGCTACCGCACGCCGTCGAGCGCCGGAATTGTCCAGTCCGTACTGGCCGTAGCTTCTGTGGTTGTGTTCGCGGCACTCGAACTGGATCCATTCACCCAGTTTCTGATCTGGATGAATACCCCAGGAGTACTCGGCGTGCTCTTCCTGCAGGCCCTCACCAGCATCGGCGTGGTGGTCTTCTTTATCCGCCAAAAGGACAAGACGCTCAAATGGTACGTGATTCCATCGGCCATCATCGCCACGCTCGTCATGTTCGCAGTCTCATTCCTCTTGCTGAGCAACCTCGAACTGATGACCGGAGCAGCAGCCGGGGGCGCGCTTAACACGATCCTTATCATGGTCTTGCCGACCATCTTTATCGTCGGCGTCGTCATAGCCCTCATCCTCCGCCGCGTCCGGCCCGACATTTACCAGCGCATCGGACAGGGCAAAGGAGAATGA